In the genome of Andrena cerasifolii isolate SP2316 chromosome 5, iyAndCera1_principal, whole genome shotgun sequence, one region contains:
- the Trmt112 gene encoding tRNA methyltransferase subunit 11-2, with protein MKLLTHNMLTSKCLKGVTVGYPLEIVAKDIKVSEVDFNSEFIARIIPKLDWATLWKAAESIGHVGELPQTLIQDFESNEEFLKKVHHVLLEVEVINGDLLCPESGRKFPINDGIPNMLLNEDEV; from the exons atgaagctcCTCACGCATAATATGCTGACCTCAAAATGCCTGAAAGGCGTTACTGTTGGATATCCCTTGGAAATAGTC GCAAAAGATATCAAAGTGTCAGAGGTGGATTTCAATTCAGAATTTATTGCAAGAATCATTCCAAAACTTGATTGGGCCACACTTTGGAAAGCTGCAGAAAGT ATAGGACACGTTGGAGAATTACCACAGACATTGATCCAAGATTTTGAATCGAATgaggaatttttgaaaaaggtgCATCACGTATTACTCGAAGTCGAGGTTATTAACGGCGATCTGTTATGCCCGGAGTCGGGTAGAAAATTTCCCATTAACGATGGTATACCAAATATGCTTTTAAATGAAGACGAAGTTTAA